The Penicillium oxalicum strain HP7-1 chromosome IV, whole genome shotgun sequence genome contains a region encoding:
- a CDS encoding N-terminal acetyltransferase A complex catalytic subunit ard1, translated as MSKRRTSRSSHQMAHTGQSHDRVSRGHRNTIQDDHLRGGTKRSANLHHASKMVDIVPLSSFPSYIDLLPSIQTCNITNLPENYFLKYYLYHALTWPQLSFVAVVRPKNGYKSGSGPGMAGDISGQYPKVVGYVLAKMEEEPTDGVQHGHITSLSVMRTHRRLGIAERLMRMSQRAMAESHRAHYVSLHVRMSNTAALHLYRDTLGFEVEKVESKYYADGEDAYAMKLDLQKQWLDWKSIEKRDRENEKANGNGEENADEGDEVGDLGKKEDGKEGEKMVKVKVGRGLGVGDLVERNESQQS; from the exons ATGTCCAAACGGCGAACATCACGGAGCTCTCATCAGATGGCCCACACCGGCCAGTCACATGACCGTGTATCCCGCGGCCATCGCAACACCATCCAAGACGATCATTTGCGTG GCGGCACCAAGCGGTCTGCCAACCTTCACCACGCCTCCAAAATGGTCGACATTGTCCCTCTCTCATCTTTCCCCTCCTACATCGACCTTCTCCCCTCAATTCAAACCTGCAACATCACCAACCTCCCCGAGAACTACTTCCTCAAATACTACCTCTACCACGCCCTGACATGGCCTCAACTGAGCTTTGTAGCCGTTGTTCGGCCCAAGAACGGTTATAAATCCGGGTCTGGACCTGGCATGGCGGGTGATATCTCCGGCCAGTATCCCAAGGTGGTGGGGTATGTTCTGGcgaagatggaggaagagccTACCGATGGTGTGCAACATGGTCATATTACGAGTCTGAGTGTGATGCGCACGCATCGCAGGCTGGGAATTGCGGAGCGCCTGATGCGCATGAGTC AGCGCGCAATGGCCGAGTCTCACCGTGCGCACTACGTCTCCCTGCACGTCCGCATGTCCAACACTGCCGCTCTGCACCTATATCGCGATACCTTGGGATTTGAGGTCGAAAAGGTCGAGAGCAAATACTACGCCGATGGCGAGGATGCCTATGCCATGAAATTGGACCTGCAGAAGCAATGGTTGGACTGGAAATCTATTGAGAAACGTGACcgtgaaaatgaaaaggccAACGGCAACGGCGAGGAAAATGCTGACGAAGGAGACGAGGTTGGTGATCTGGGCAAGAAAGAGGATGGTAAGGAAGGCGAGAAGATGGTCAAGGTGAAGGTTGGTCGCGGTTTGGGTGTTGGTGATCTGGTCGAGAGAAACGAAAGCCAGCAGTCATAA
- a CDS encoding Target of rapamycin complex subunit wat1, which translates to MEKFLKHGGSVRILPSQTRPSSSFSSSRSASPQLPPLAGLPTVTSSTSHGTQPIPFPSAAVQRVPLGPFPDVHIQNTPPSRSDSEVYLPRLTWEPFDTTKITYIPGHDTWATNSPTGPVDLGVAPSSPGLLKQAFDSASGFPLAWGTDLFTEGPNMSVILCTAGYDHTIRFWEALSGICSRTIQHPDSQVNRLCITPDKRYLAVAGHHNVKLYDAKSSNPQPLMTFEGHTNNVTGVAFHCEGKWMVTSSEDCSIKVWDVRSGGLQRDYRHDFPVNDVVIHPNQAELISGDRGGMVRVWDLGESKCIHELEPEENSSVTSVSVASDATLLCAGTKKGNVYLWRMVQTEEKGLIIPVATFSAHHDYLNRVLLSPDVKHLATCSADHTAKVWKPRSRLPPAKAALQEWNENQERQAQIESTEKQNEADPLEAKSQGHDLLRIFDQDRHLLRLIGKDPREETPQQKFPAQPDGPPMDPVNKTLFLETTLSGHQRWVWDCAFSADSAYLVTVSSDHYARLWELSTGTIIRQYSGHHRGAVCVALNDYSEPR; encoded by the exons ATGGAGAAATTCCTCAAGCACGGTGGGTCGGTCAGAATTCTGCCGTCCCAAACACGgccctcctcctcgttcTCTTCGTCCCGCTCCGCGTCTCCACAGCTTCCTCCTCTGGCCGGCTTGCCAACTGTGACTTCGTCTACCTCTCACGGAACACAGCCGATTCCCTTTCCTAGCGCTGCAGTTCAGCGAGTTCCTCTGGGCCCATTTCCTGACGTCCACATTCAGAACACTCCACCTTCTCGGTCCGACTCTGAGGTTTACTTGCCTCGTCTCACTTGGGAGCCCTTCGACACTACCAAGATCACCTACATCCCCGGCCACGATACTTGGGCTACCAATAGTCCAACTGGTCCCGTCGATCTTGGTGTTGCTCCCTCGTCTCCTGGCCTTCTTAAGCAGGCCTTTGATAGTGCCTCTGGATTTCCACTCGCTTGGGGCACTGATCTCTTCACCGAGGGCCCCAACATGAGTGTCATCCTCTGTACAG CGGGGTATGACCATACCATCCG CTTCTGGGAGGCACTTTCGGGAATCTGCTCCAGGACCATCCAGCACCCTGATTCCCAGGTCAATCGGCTGTGCATCACCCCCGACAAGAGATACTTGGCTGTCGCGGGTCACCACAATGTGAAGCTCTACGATGCCAAGTCCAGCAACCCGCAGCCCCTGATGACCTTTGAGGGGCACACCAATAATGTGACCGGGGTTGCTTTTCACTGTGAGGGCAAGTGGATGGTGACCAGCTCCGAGGACTGCTCGATCAAGGTCTGGGACGTCCGCAGCGGCGGCCTTCAGCGCGACTACCGGCACGACTTCCCGGTCAACGACGTGGTCATCCACCCCAATCAGGCGGAACTGATCAGCGGTGATCGTGGTGGCATGGTTCGCGTGTGGGATCTGGGTGAGAGCAAGTGTATTCACGAGCTCGAGCCCGAGGAAAACAGCTCGGTGACCAGTGTCAGCGTGGCCAGCGACGCAACCTTGTTATGTGCTGGAACCAAAAAG GGAAATGTCTACCTCTGGCGGATGGTCCAAACTGAGGAAAAAGGCCTCATTATCCCCGTCGCTACTTTCTCGGCCCATCACGACTACCTCAATCGCGTCCTCCTGTCTCCCGATGTCAAGCACCTGGCCACCTGCTCCGCGGACCACACTGCCAAGGTGTGGAAACCTCGATCCCGACTACCCCCGGCCAAGGCTGCTCTCCAGGAGTGGAATGAAAACCAGGAGCGACAGGCCCAAATCGAGTCAACGGAGAAGCAGAATGAGGCCGATCCCCTTGAAGCTAAGAGCCAGGGGCACGACCTACTACGCATCTTCGACCAGGACCGCCACCTTTTGCGCTTGATTGGCAAAGACCCCCGCGAGGAAACTCCTCAGCAAAAATTCCCCGCGCAACCGGATGGACCCCCCATGGACCCGGTGAACAAGACTCTTTTCCTCGAAACCACCCTTTCGGGTCATCAGCGATGGGTCTGGGACTGCGCTTTCTCCGCCGACTCCGCTTACCTAGTGACCGTGTCCAGCGACCATTACGCTCGCCTGTGGGAGCTCAGCACCGGCACCATCATCCGCCAGTACAGTGGTCACCACCGCGGTGCCGTTTGCGTGGCGCTGAACGACTACTCCGAGCCTCGTTGA
- a CDS encoding putative secreted protein yields MRWPSIGLALLAALAAAETTATTESTPTASSTSLGKSGTSTSLDLAQATTITTGDVPLPSGSYITYSTTVTLANGNSSVMVSTQTARNATMTSSNQTAVSTTTSDSLTVLVGGGGTTTLTGNSTMNATATATSTSTQTPVKNTRPCNNYPEFCARKYSNITMVAAHNSPFVRKGNVASNQVLPVTTQLDDGIRMLQFQTHLQNGTMMLCHTSCELLNVGTLEAYLSEVNLWARQHPYDVVTILVGNYDYVDPGNFTAPIQNSGLLDLVYTPPKIPMARDDWPTLSEMILTGKRVVFFMDYQANQTAIPWLMDEFSQMWETPFSPTNRDFPCTQQRPPDLSRKDAMNRMYLANHNLNIQLDLGSLSLLIPNTAVINETNAVNGSGSLGRMAKNCTTMWDRPPNFLLVDFYNYGNFNGSVFEVAAEMNNVTYDRECCGVLSGTIPMISAMHMSTVFAVAAGVLIFSSAF; encoded by the exons atGAGGTGGCCATCAATCGGTCTGGCGCTCCTCGCGGCACTCGCCGCTGCTGAAACGACAGCGACAACTGAGTCGACGCCGACTGCCTCTTCAACAAGCCTTGGCAAGTCCGGCACGTCAACATCTTTAGATCTAGCACAGGCGACGACAATCACGACTGGCGATGTCCCTTTGCCATCCGGTAGCTACATTACCTATAGCACGACCGTCACCCTGGCTAATGGCAATTCCTCTGTCATGGTGTCGACCCAAACTGCTCGCAATGCGACAATGACCTCAAGCAATCAGACTGCCGTCTCGACCACAACGTCAGACTCGTTGACGGTCCTGgttggtggaggaggaacaaCCACCCTAACCGGCAACAGCACCATGAACGCGACGGCCACCGCGACGTCCACTTCGACGCAGACCCCTGTCAAGAATACTCGCCCCTGCAATAACTATCCCGAGTTCTGCGCCCGGAAATATTCCAACATCACCATGGTCGCAGCGCACAACAGTCCGTTCGTTCGGAAGGGCAATGTTGCCTCGAATCAAGTCCTGCCCGTGACGACTCAGTTGGATGACGGCATTCGCATGT TGCAATTTCAGACGCATCTCCAGAATGGGACCATGATGCTCTGCCACACCTCGTGTGAGCTGTTGAATGTCGGCACCCTCGAGGCCTATCTCTCGGAGGTCAACCTGTGGGCTCGTCAACATCCCTACGATGTAGTCACTATCCTCGTGGGCAATTACGACTATGTTGACCCCGGAAACTTCACCGCGCCGATTCAAAACTCTGGTCTTCTGGACCTGGTATACACGCCGCCCAAAATTCCCATGGCGCGCGACGACTGGCCCACTTTGTCCGAGATGATCCTGACTGGGAAACGGGTTGTTTTCTTCATGGATTATCAAGCCAATCAGACAGCCATTCCATGGCTCATGGACGAGTTCTCACAAATGTGGGAGActcccttctctcccacGAACCGCGACTTCCCTTGCACGCAGCAGCGGCCTCCGGATTTGTCGCGCAAGGATGCCATGAACCGCATGTACTTGGCAAACCACAATCTGAACATTCAACTCGACCTCGGCTCCTTGAGTCTTCTTATTCCGAACACGGCCGTCATTAACGAGACCAATGCTGTCAACGGCTCTGGAAGTCTGGGCCGCATGGCGAAGAACTGTACCA CAATGTGGGATCGCCCACCCAACTTCCTGCTTGTTGATTTTTACAATTATGGAAATTTCAACGGCTCAGTCTTTGAAGTCGCCGCCGAGATGAACAATGTGACCTATGACCGCGAATGCTGTGGTGTTTTGTCCGGCACGATTCCGATGATTTCGGCCATGCACATGTCGACAGTCTTCGCCGTGGCAGCAGGTGTTCTTATCTTTTCCTCTGCATTTTGA